A region of the Streptomyces sp. NBC_00442 genome:
GTGCGTGCCTGTGGTGGTCCTACTTCAGCGCCAGCGGGTCGCGTCCGGGCGCGCATGCCGAACTCGCCGACGATCCAAGGCTGTTGAACATCTACGTCTTCGGTCATCTGCCCGTGCAGCTGGGGCTCGCCGTGACGGGCGGCGCGATCGGCACGGCGGTGCTCGGCTCGGGCGGCCGGCTCAGTACGGCGCTCGCCCTGTGCGTGCTGGGTGGGGTCGCGCTGTTCCTGCTGGCCACGGCGGTGGTGCGGGCCGCGTTCACCGGGGTACGCGATGGGGTGGTGCGGGTGCGGCTGGGGACGGCGGGGTTGGTGGTTTCGCTCGTTCCCGCGGCGGGGCGGGTGCCGGCCTGGGCGATGCTGGTGGGGCCGGCCGTGCTGCTCGCGCTGTCCGTGGCCGCGGAAACCCCGGCCCACCGAACCCGCCCACCCGCGCGGCGGGGCTGAGCCGTCCCACCTCCCTGGGGCTCCGCCCCAGAACCCGGGGAGTTTTCCCACCCTCCCCCAAGCTCTTAATGAGCAGGGGGGACCCCCATCCCGTGCGGCTACTTGAGGGGTGCGGCTCCCTGGGGGCTCCGCCCCCAGACCCCCATTCGCGCCTGAAGGGCGCTCGTCCTCAATCTCCCCCAAGGCCTTAAGGGCCAGGGGGGACCCCCATGACGGGCTGAGGATGTCCATACGGGCCGGCACCGAGTAGCTAGGGGCGCGGGGAACTGCGCGAGACGCGGGCACGGCCCGCAGGCGAAAGCGGGTTTCAGGGGCGCGGGGAACTGCGCGAGACGCGGGCACGGCCCGCAGGCGAAAGCGGGTTTCAGGGGCGCGGGGAACTGCGCGAGACGCGGGGACGGTCCGCAGACGTAAGCGGGGTTAGGGGCGCGGGGAACTGCGCGACCAGCCACGCACGGGCCCGCGCCCGAAAGCGAACCGGGGTTCCGGGGGGGGGACAGCACCGCGCCTCCCCCGCTCGCCCGGGAGGGCAAAGCGCAGGGAGGCGCAGGTATCCGGCACGAAGAGGCGTCCGGCAAGAAGAGGGAGGTCGGGGCTACAGCGCCGGCTCCGTGAGGGGCGCGTCGCCCTCGCCCGGCGCCGGGGCGGACCCGCGCAGCGGGACCTCCTTGACGAAGAGCGCCGCCACGAACATGGCCACCGCGATGATCGAACCGACCAGGAACGTCCCGTGCGTACCGGAGGAGACGGCGTACTGGTACGCCTCCCGGACCGGCGCCGGCAGCTTCAGCAGACTCGCGTGGTCCAGCTGCGCCGACGCCAGGTTGCCGGCCCCGGCGGAGGCCGCCTTGCCGAGGCGGTGGGTCATCTCGTCGCCGACCCGGTTGGTGAAGATCGCGCCCATGATCGAGACGCCGAAGGACGAGCCGAGCGTACGGAAGAGGGTCGTGGACGACGAGGCGACGCCCATGTCCTTCATCTCGACGCTGTTCTGCGCGACCAGCATCGTGATCTGCATCAGGAAGCCCATGCCCGCGCCGAGCACCGCCATGTAGACGCCGGACATGAACCGGGTCGTGGTGGTGTCCATCGTGGAGAGGAGGAACAGGCCGACCACGACGAGCGCGCCGCCCAGGATCGGGAAGATCTTGTACTTGCCGCTGCTGGTGGTGACCCGGCCCGCGATCAGCGAGACGGCCATCATGGAGAGCAGCATCGGCAGGAGCAGCAGCCCGGAGTTGGTGGCGGAGGCGCCCTGCACGGACTGCTGGTACAGCGGCAGGAACAGCATCGCGCCGAACATCACGAAGCCGGTGAGGAAGCCGATCCCGGACATGAGCGAGAAGTTGCGGTTGCGGAAGATGTGCAGCGGCACGATCGGCTCGGCGGCCTTCTTCTCCACGAAGAGGAAGCCGATGATCGCGGCGACGCCGAGCGCGATGAGCTCCATGATGATCGCGGAGCTCCAGGCGTACTGCGAGCCGCCCCAGGTGGTGACGAGGACGATCGAGGTGATGCCGACGGTCAGCAGGATGGTGCCGAGGTAGTCGATCCGGCCGCGGGCCCGCTTCTTGGGCAGGTGCAGGACGGCGGTGACCATGGCGAGCGCGACCGCGCCGAGCGGGATGTTGATGTAGAAGGTCCAGCGCCAGCCGAGGTGGTCGGTGATGGCGCCGCCGACCAGCGGGCCGCCGATCATGGCGAGCGCCATGACGCCGGCCATCATGCCCTGGTACTTGCCCCGGTCGCGGGGCGGGATGAGGTCACCGATGATCGCCATGACGCCGACCATGAGGCCACCGGCGCCGAGGCCCTGGATCGCGCGGAAGCCGATGAGCTGGCTCATGTCCTGGGCCATGCCGCTGAGCGCGGAACCGGCCAGGAAGATCACGATGGACGTGAGGAAGGCGCCCTTGCGCCCGTACATGTCGCCGAGCTTGCCCCAGATCGGGGTGGAGGCGGCGGTCGCCAGGGTGTAGGCGGTCACGACCCAGGACAGGTGCTCCAGGCCACCGAGCTCGCCCACGATCGTCGGCATCGCCGTGTTGACGATCATGTTGTCGAGCATGGCGAGCAGCATCGCGATCATGAGCGCGAGCAGCACGACCCGCACGCTGCGCGGCTGTGGCCCTTCGGACACCTCCGCCTCTGCCACCGTCTCTTGTGATATCCCCGTCGCCATCGTCCCCAACTCCCTGAAGCCTGCCGTCCACCGCGCGGGGCACTTACTTGCCGCCCGGCTAGTTACCACTACACTGGGGAAGGTAGACCCAAACTAGCCGGGCGTCAAGCAAGTTAATGGTGTACCGGCACGGCCACCGGGGGACGGCGGCCGTATGCATTCGGGAGAGCGGCATGGCCAGAGGAAACACCCGCCAGCGGATCCAGGACGTTGCCCTGGAGCTCTTCGGTGAGCAGGGGTACGAGAAGACCTCGCTGCGCGAGATCGCCGAGCGCCTCGGCGTGACGAAGGCCGCGCTCTACTACCACTTCAAGACCAAGGAAGACATCATCATCAGCCTCTTCCAGGACCTCACCAGGCCCATGGACGAGCTGATCGAGTGGGGCAAGGACCAGCCGCACACCCTGGAGATCAAGCAGGAGATCCTGCACCGCTACAGCGAGGCGCTCTTCGGGGCCGAGCCGCTGTTCCGGTTCATGCAGGAGAACCAGGCGACCATGCGCGAGCTGAGCATCGGCGAGATGTTCAAGGAGCGGGTGCACGCGATGGTCGACCTGCTGACCGACCAGGACGCCTCGATGTCGGACCGGATCCGCTGCTTCACGGCGCTCCTGTCGATGCACGCAGGGCTTTTCGTCCTCAAGGACGTCAAGGGCACCCCCGAGGAGAAGCGCGCCAGCATCCTCGAAGTCGCCAACGACCTGGTCGTCCGGGCCCACCACAACACGCAGGCCCACCACCACACGCGGGGCCGGTAGGCCGCGAGGGAAGCGGGCGGGCAGCGGGCCCGCGGTGCGTCAGACGGTGACGCCCACCGTCCGCAGGAAGGCGACCGGGTTGACCGCCGAGCCGTAGTGCGGCGTCGTACGGATCTCGAAGTGCAGGTGCGGGCCGCTGGAGTTGCCGGTGCTACCGGACAGCGCGATCCGCTCGCCGGTGGCCACGCTCTGGCCGATGCGCACATTGATCTTCGACAGGTGGGCGTACTGCGAGTACGTGTTGTTGGCGTGCCGGATCACGACGGCGTTGCCGTACGCGGGACCGTCACCGCCGCCGATCGGACCGGCCTTGACGACGGTGCCGGCGTGCGCGGCGGAGACGGGCGTGCCGGTGGGCACCGCGAAGTCCTGCCCGGAGTGCTTGTGCGACCACATCGTGCCGCCCAGGCCGAAGGAGGCGCTCAGCGTGTAGCGCTGCACCGGGTGCACCCAGGACGCGGCCTTGGCGGCAGCGGCCCGCTTCGCCGCGGTGGCGGCCTTGGCCTGCGCCTTCGCCTGGCCCGCGACCGCACTCGTGGTGGCGGCGGCCGGAGTGGGCGTGGCGGACTTCGCCTGGTCGGCGAACGCGGCCCCGCCGCCGAGGAGCGTGGCGGCCCCCATCGCGGTGGCGACGGCGGCGACCGAGGCGGTACGCAGCGGGAACAGGGACGGGCGGGCGGAGCGGGACGGGGTGCGCCGGAGCATGCGGAAGCTCTTCCATGAGGGGACGGTGATCGCTGCCGGGCGGGGAGGTCCGAGCGGAGCCCCTGCGGCATGCGAGGACCCGGCACGCGGAACGGCACACCAGGTCGGCCTCACCTTGGTAACCCGAACCCCCATCTCCACCCAAAACACCCATCTACTAACGAAAGCCGTAACGATCAGACGGGGAATACCCGCGGTGCCCGCGCAACGCCCCCTAACCCGCCTAGTAGGTCCTCGCCGCGCTGTGCGCCTTGTCACCGCGGCCCGGACCCCCGGCCCTCCGTTTCGGGACCAAGGTCCCCCGGTCCTCGCTAGGCTGACGCGTCGTGGATCCCGCGCAGATAGGCATCAAGCTCGCGACGAGCGTCGTCGGCCCGCTCGTCAAGAAGCTCTTCGTGACCGAGGGCCCCGGCGCCGGCCTGGTGGAGCGCCCCGTGCGCCTCTCCGGGTACGTCTCCTTCCACGGCGAGAAGCGCACCCTGGCCGGGCCGGATCTGCGCAAGCTCGCGGCCGCCCTGGTCGAGGAGGGCCTGCGGAGCCACGAGCGGGCCGTGCCGCGCGACGAGGAGCAGGCCGTCGTCGACGCGCTCGCCACCACCCTGTACGCCCTCGGCGCGCTGAGCCTCAGCGACGTCGAGGCGGTCGCACTCGGCCACGAGGCGCTCGCCCGCGAACTGCGCCGGGCCGGCAGCCACCCCGAGCGCCACCTCTCCGCCGACGCCACCCACTTCTACGACCGCCTCCTGGTCGCCACCTGCCTGCACATCCTGCACTTCTTCACCCAGCGCACGACCTTCGTCGCCTCCACTGTCGTCCAGCAGAGCCGCCGTCAGGCCCAACTCGACGCAAAAATGGACGAGTTGATGACACGAGTGCCGCGGGCCGATGCCCGCGACGCCCCCTTCGAGCGCCGCTACCTCGATCATGTCGCCCACAAGCACGGCACGTTGACGATCTACGGACTCGACCTCGCCAACTCCCCCGGCATCTGGCCGCTGGACGCCGCCTATCTGAGCCTGGAGGCGACCGACGCCGGTCCGCGCACCGAGCTCGTCGAGCGGCTGCGCACCTCCGCCGCCCGCTACGACCAGCATCCGGGCCTGCTCGCCGCCCGCATCGACCGCTTCCCCGAAAAGCCGCCCGAGCCACCCGCCCCCTGCCTGCCGATGCCCGCCGATCAGGCCCTGGCCGGCCGCGAGCGCGTC
Encoded here:
- a CDS encoding MDR family MFS transporter, whose product is MATGISQETVAEAEVSEGPQPRSVRVVLLALMIAMLLAMLDNMIVNTAMPTIVGELGGLEHLSWVVTAYTLATAASTPIWGKLGDMYGRKGAFLTSIVIFLAGSALSGMAQDMSQLIGFRAIQGLGAGGLMVGVMAIIGDLIPPRDRGKYQGMMAGVMALAMIGGPLVGGAITDHLGWRWTFYINIPLGAVALAMVTAVLHLPKKRARGRIDYLGTILLTVGITSIVLVTTWGGSQYAWSSAIIMELIALGVAAIIGFLFVEKKAAEPIVPLHIFRNRNFSLMSGIGFLTGFVMFGAMLFLPLYQQSVQGASATNSGLLLLPMLLSMMAVSLIAGRVTTSSGKYKIFPILGGALVVVGLFLLSTMDTTTTRFMSGVYMAVLGAGMGFLMQITMLVAQNSVEMKDMGVASSSTTLFRTLGSSFGVSIMGAIFTNRVGDEMTHRLGKAASAGAGNLASAQLDHASLLKLPAPVREAYQYAVSSGTHGTFLVGSIIAVAMFVAALFVKEVPLRGSAPAPGEGDAPLTEPAL
- a CDS encoding TetR/AcrR family transcriptional regulator is translated as MARGNTRQRIQDVALELFGEQGYEKTSLREIAERLGVTKAALYYHFKTKEDIIISLFQDLTRPMDELIEWGKDQPHTLEIKQEILHRYSEALFGAEPLFRFMQENQATMRELSIGEMFKERVHAMVDLLTDQDASMSDRIRCFTALLSMHAGLFVLKDVKGTPEEKRASILEVANDLVVRAHHNTQAHHHTRGR
- a CDS encoding M23 family metallopeptidase; this encodes MLRRTPSRSARPSLFPLRTASVAAVATAMGAATLLGGGAAFADQAKSATPTPAAATTSAVAGQAKAQAKAATAAKRAAAAKAASWVHPVQRYTLSASFGLGGTMWSHKHSGQDFAVPTGTPVSAAHAGTVVKAGPIGGGDGPAYGNAVVIRHANNTYSQYAHLSKINVRIGQSVATGERIALSGSTGNSSGPHLHFEIRTTPHYGSAVNPVAFLRTVGVTV